A stretch of Treponema vincentii F0403 DNA encodes these proteins:
- a CDS encoding TRAP transporter TatT component family protein, with the protein MNVNLKKMYGCVMLIFLLLSGCSIKQMAFNGIADTLAPFPASKPDASGGIDAAAALTGEDDITLVAEVFPTVLKTYEILHRSNPKHRGLAVMSGSLYIMYANAFVQTPADYIPETQFQRKNLEYLRAKKFYLRGAGYVMESLNGAYKGFAEAMAQYTEDTGAAFLARCKAVDVESLYWAACGILGAFSLDPMDTDTFSAVPGAVAMLERAAELRPAFNDGAIWETLAAFYAAAPESLGGGADKAAEAYRKALELSGGQRPSVYILYAQSFCVPMQDSAGFDEALENALAIDPNTQPDNKLMITLSQEKARWLQKMKGDYFLDN; encoded by the coding sequence ATGAATGTAAACCTGAAAAAAATGTATGGTTGCGTAATGCTCATATTCCTGCTTTTGAGCGGTTGCTCCATTAAACAGATGGCTTTCAACGGTATTGCAGACACTCTTGCCCCTTTCCCAGCGTCGAAACCCGATGCTTCGGGAGGAATTGATGCCGCCGCAGCCCTCACCGGCGAAGATGACATAACGTTGGTTGCGGAAGTATTTCCAACCGTGTTAAAGACATACGAGATACTGCACCGCAGTAACCCGAAACACCGCGGGCTGGCCGTTATGTCCGGCTCCCTCTATATTATGTACGCCAATGCCTTTGTTCAAACTCCCGCCGACTATATTCCCGAAACTCAGTTCCAAAGAAAAAATCTTGAATATTTACGGGCAAAAAAATTTTATCTGCGCGGAGCAGGGTATGTGATGGAATCCCTTAACGGCGCTTATAAAGGTTTTGCCGAAGCAATGGCTCAATATACGGAAGATACCGGCGCCGCTTTCCTTGCACGCTGCAAAGCTGTCGATGTTGAATCGCTTTATTGGGCCGCTTGCGGTATCCTCGGTGCATTCTCCCTTGATCCGATGGATACCGATACGTTTTCTGCAGTTCCGGGCGCAGTTGCAATGCTCGAACGGGCTGCAGAGCTTCGTCCTGCGTTTAACGATGGGGCTATCTGGGAAACGCTTGCAGCCTTTTATGCCGCGGCGCCTGAATCTCTCGGCGGCGGTGCGGATAAGGCAGCAGAGGCATATCGGAAAGCTCTGGAATTGAGCGGCGGGCAGCGTCCGTCGGTGTATATCCTCTATGCGCAGTCGTTTTGTGTTCCGATGCAGGATAGCGCCGGTTTTGACGAGGCTTTGGAAAACGCCTTGGCCATTGACCCTAATACCCAGCCGGACAATAAACTCATGATTACCCTCAGTCAAGAAAAAGCCCGTTGGCTGCAAAAAATGAAAGGCGATTATTTCTTAGATAATTAG
- the dctP gene encoding TRAP transporter substrate-binding protein DctP → MRKFLTLVAALCIASTSLAGAEEIVLKIATVAPARSPWDIELKKVAEEWNRITDGLVTVKTYNMTTLGGEKAGIQKLKAARPGQQAPLDGAIFTMIGLHELVPDAYIYTLALPFLLQNQQELDKALSVYGNKIESKINAAGYELIAWTNVGWLSFYTKEPYKTLGELKKIKLAVAGLDSPILSDSFKLSGFNVVDVSSQKFSQMLKSKNGISGFFGVHLLAYVGGYYKDISYALDTKLCPIMACFVISKASWDKIPKKYHAAMKESMNQARKRLNDALDDSDADCVRKMEAGGVTMIRPSKEELKKWEEEFSVNINDIHRAFPNAFDMEMYQNIQKLVAPMRK, encoded by the coding sequence ATGAGAAAATTTTTGACATTGGTTGCGGCGTTGTGCATTGCTTCAACCTCTCTTGCCGGCGCTGAAGAAATCGTATTAAAGATAGCAACCGTAGCGCCTGCCCGTTCCCCATGGGATATTGAGCTTAAAAAAGTTGCCGAGGAATGGAATCGCATTACCGACGGACTGGTAACGGTAAAAACCTATAATATGACTACGCTCGGCGGTGAAAAGGCCGGTATTCAAAAACTTAAAGCTGCACGCCCCGGTCAACAGGCTCCTTTAGACGGGGCAATTTTTACGATGATCGGTTTACATGAATTGGTACCCGATGCTTATATCTACACACTTGCACTTCCCTTTTTGCTTCAAAATCAGCAAGAACTTGATAAAGCCCTCAGTGTATACGGTAATAAAATTGAATCGAAAATTAATGCGGCCGGCTATGAATTAATTGCATGGACAAATGTCGGCTGGCTTTCCTTCTACACTAAAGAACCCTATAAAACGCTCGGAGAATTAAAGAAAATAAAATTGGCGGTTGCCGGTTTGGACAGTCCTATTTTAAGCGATAGTTTTAAATTGAGCGGCTTTAACGTGGTAGATGTTTCAAGTCAAAAATTCTCTCAAATGCTAAAGAGCAAAAACGGTATCAGCGGTTTTTTCGGTGTGCATCTTTTAGCGTATGTAGGAGGGTACTACAAGGATATCAGCTATGCGCTTGATACGAAATTGTGTCCCATTATGGCTTGTTTCGTTATTTCAAAAGCTTCATGGGATAAGATCCCTAAAAAATACCATGCTGCTATGAAGGAATCGATGAACCAAGCCCGTAAGCGACTTAACGATGCCCTTGACGATTCGGATGCCGACTGCGTGCGTAAAATGGAAGCAGGCGGTGTTACGATGATCCGTCCTTCTAAAGAAGAACTGAAAAAATGGGAAGAAGAATTTAGCGTGAATATTAATGACATTCATCGGGCTTTCCCGAATGCATTTGATATGGAGATGTATCAAAATATTCAAAAGCTCGTTGCTCCGATGCGCAAATAA